In Amphiura filiformis chromosome 2, Afil_fr2py, whole genome shotgun sequence, one DNA window encodes the following:
- the LOC140146566 gene encoding uncharacterized protein, with product MMKVIWSYQCLVLFTLWMICIEIAASEATHDTIRCPQQDFILWQNETITIHTYKNETCNFTVSSSNYQGITVNVLHSSSWSIYDYFTLQEAGEDCFNQSYGWIGSSQEPCAIVLNCSTMYINMRASSIVEIQSIWIPPSNRNVLRDPTNLQESHNTLFHLCENIQIFDDIFQIQYYPFPYFQLEEFNPSLKITLTGDPYFRPEELPGFDLGLPDYTLLAEFPPCPIGCFCSLNFQLFLTDCPDIPVNKNTMLLYQPPDIILANSTTLDLSNRRVTQVEPNTFSNLTDVIILLLSRNNISTIEPDIFKGLQNIHTLDLSFNQISSIEAGSFLHLYTLKRLLLNVNKLLYISHSWLDGLVSVQVLYLGGNTINDVESDIYSDMESSQVLSITDSQLSQIENLPSELLLLDLSSNNFSSFPIDLPKNLTHISFDNNQFSLLNQTKFSSTLISLVLSNNDIVSIPNDTFSHLQKLKRLRLNHNIIEIIHIDLLQNLTKLEVLGMSYNRIESLPLGVFQDLHLLQELWLNNNKLKMIHTDLFQDLHLLQELWLNNNKLKMIQTDLFYGLTKLQTLDLGNNNIESLTVGVFRDLQLLQELYLYNNKLKMIQTNLFYGLTKLQLLYMHHNSIESLPSGVFRDLQLLQELHLNNNKLKMIQTDLFCGLTKLQILYLDNNSIESLPSGVFRDLQLLQELFLNSNKLKMIQTNLFYELTKLQTLDLSNNSIESLPSGVFRSLQLLQELALNNNKLKTITLDHFYGLTKLDPSNNSTESLPSGVFRSLKLLQKLWLNNNKLKMIQTNLFNGLTKLQILTLNTNSIESLPSGVFRDLQSLQMLGLENNKLKMIQTDLFNGLTKLQTLGLSNNSIESLPSGVFRDLQLLQDLSLGNNKMKMIQTDLFYGLTKLQVLDLAINSIESLPSGHTSGNLFLNNDVLNTSPPTLFKDLTNLKSLFLHGNRLTEIPEDLFHQSGMSLQLLTLSANKINNIYSYQFANLTNLKVLDLGYNTLNQIHSRSLYGLTKLKYLDLDYNDLTKVTKTSFTGMTLQENSYLIVDNPAICCFLEPSNRSQCVPRNQKSPYLTCKQLLPSTEVKCCTWIFGFSALFANTLVLIWGCQKIIKSKSADEKEVKQIVFITNLALADLLMGIYLLVIASVDQYYNEYFPLHAKLWRKSVLCKVAGFLSVLSSEASLLFLTIISVDRLWAFRKIVITHKLFGKRTQVLLAIFAWVIALASSIVPAILNDDKLYQFSDVCIGLPLVRNKIYKGETESITISYNFDRRDDIVQLQTFTQIGSRRGNYFSIGLFLGLNFLLCLMIAICYILLFMNIWKSGFALLKTDFKMAIKMGALALTDLMCWFPIIILGILAQTGVKELPPEWIPWITAFALPINSVLNPFLYATIDRVSKHYVEPTHPHGYIDMETML from the coding sequence ATGATGAAGGTAATCTGGTCATATCAGTGCCTTGTATTGTTTACACTCTGGATGATATGCATAGAAATCGCAGCATCTGAAGCAACCCACGATACTATCAGATGTCCGCAGCAGGACTTCATTCTCTGGCAGAATGAAACAATTACAATTCACACGTATAAGAATGAAACTTGTAACTTCACTGTATCCTCATCCAATTACCAAGGAATAACAGTGAATGTTCTTCATTCGTCCTCATGGTCTATTTATGACTACTTCACTCTGCAGGAAGCTGGAGAAGATTGCTTCAATCAATCTTATGGCTGGATTGGATCCTCTCAAGAACCATGCGCGATAGTACTGAATTGTAGCACTATGTATATCAACATGAGAGCTTCTTCTATAGTTGAAATACAGAGTATTTGGATACCACCATCAAATAGAAATGTTTTGCGTGATCCAACTAATCTCCAAGAATCCCATAATACTCTTTTCCATCTGTGTGAAAATATCCAGATCtttgatgatatttttcaaattcaatattaTCCATTTCCATATTTTCAACTAGAAGAGTTCAATCCATCTCTCAAGATAACTTTAACAGGTGATCCATACTTCAGACCAGAAGAATTACCTGGATTTGACCTTGGCCTTCCAGATTACACACTTTTGGCTGAATTCCCACCATGTCCAATTGGTTGTTTTTGTTCCCTAAACTTCCAATTGTTTCTCACCGATTGCCCTGATATACCTGTTAACAAAAACACAATGCTACTATATCAACCTCCTGATATAATTCTCGCGAACTCAACCACACTAGACCTCTCCAACAGACGAGTTACTCAAGTAGAACCCAACACCTTCTCCAATCTAACGGATGTGATCATTTTGTTACTGAGTCGTAATAACATTAGCACAATTGAACCAGATATTTTTAAAGGTTTACAAAACATTCATACACTGGATTTGTCTTTTAACCAAATCTCAAGTATAGAAGCAGGCTCATTCTTACATTTGTATACATTAAAACGATTACTCTTAAATGTGAATAAGTTATTGTATATCTCACATAGTTGGTTAGATGGTTTAGTAAGTGTACAAGTACTGTATTTAGGTGGTAATACTATCAATGATGTAGAATCAGACATATATTCTGACATGGAAAGTTCACAAGTCTTGTCAATAACTGATTCCCAATTATCCCAAATTGAAAACCTTCCCAGTGAATTGCTTTTGTTAGACCTTTCCTCAAATAATTTCTCAAGTTTTCCAATTGATCTTCCAAAGAATTTGACTCATATATCATTTGATAATAATCAATTTTCTCTCCtcaatcaaacaaaattttcatcCACTCTGATATCACTAGTCCTTTCAAACAATGACATAGTGTCCATTCCAAATGATACATTCAGTCATCTTCAAAAATTAAAACGTCTGAGgttaaatcataatataatagagATAATACATATTGATCTGCTCCAGAATTTGACAAAGCTAGAGGTATTAGGTATGAGTTACAACAGAATTGAATCATTACCATTGGGGGTATTCCAGGATCTCCATTTATTGCAAGAACTTTGGCTAAACAACAACAAACTGAAGATGATTCACACTGACCTTTTCCAGGATCTCCATTTATTGCAAGAACTTTGGCTGAACAACAACAAACTGAAGATGAttcaaactgaccttttctatggGTTGACAAAGTTACAAACATTAGATCTGGGCaacaataacattgaatcattaaCAGTGGGTGTATTCAGAGACCTGCAATTATTGCAAGAGCTTTATCTGTATAACAACAAACTGAAGATGATTCAAACTAACCTTTTCTATGGCTTGACAAAGTTACAGCTATTATATATGCATcacaatagcattgaatcattaccatcaggtgtattcagagatctgcaGTTATTGCAAGAGCTTCATCTAAATAACAACAAACTGAAAATGATTCAAACTGACCTATTCTGTGGGTTGACAAAGTTACAGATATTATATCTGGATAACAATagtattgaatcattaccatcaggtgtattcagagatctgcaGTTATTGCAAGAGCTTTTTTTAAATAGCAACAAACTGAAGATGATTCAAACTAATCTTTTCTATGAGTTGACAAAGTTACAAACATTAGATCTGAGCAACAATagtattgaatcattaccatcaggtgtattcagatcTCTGCAATTATTGCAAGAGCTTGCTCTAAATAACAATAAACTGAAGACAATTACACTTGACCATTTCTATGGGTTGACAAAGTTAGATCCGAGCAACAATAGCACAGAATcgttaccatcaggtgtattcagatcTCTGAAGTTATTGCAAAAGCTTTGGCTGAATAACAACAAACTGAAGATGATTCAAACTAATCTTTTCAATGGGTTGACAAAGTTGCAAATATTAACTCTTAACAccaatagcattgaatcattaccatcaggtgtattcagagatctgcaATCATTGCAAATGCTTGGTCTAGAAAACAACAAACTGAAAATGATTCAAACTGACCTTTTCAATGGGTTAACAAAGTTACAGACATTAGGTCTGAGcaacaatagcattgaatcattaccatcaggtgtattcagagaccTGCAATTATTGCAAGATCTTAGTCTGGGAaacaacaaaatgaaaatgattcaaactgaccttttctatggCTTGACTAAGTTACAGGTATTAGATCTGGCCAttaatagcattgaatcattaccatcaggtcaTACTTCAGGCAATCTATTCTTGAATAATGATGTGCTTAATACATCTCCTCCTACTTTATTTAAAGACCTCACAAACTTAAAATCACTCTTTCTTCACGGAAACAGGTTGACTGAAATTCCAGAAGACCTTTTTCACCAATCTGGAATGTCATTACAGCTATTAACACTTAGTGCAAACAAAATTAACAACATTTATTCATATCAGTTTGCAAATTTAACAAATTTGAAGGTTCTGGATCTTGGTTATAACACATTAAATCAAATCCACAGTAGATCCCTGTATGGTCTAACCAAATTAAAATACCTTGACCTTGACTACAATGATTTAACAAAGGTTACCAAAACCTCTTTCACAGGAATGACTCTGCAAGAGAACAGCTACCTTATTGTTGACAACCCTGCCATATGTTGCTTTCTTGAACCATCAAACCGGtcccaatgtgttccaagaaATCAAAAGTCTCCTTACTTGACATGTAAGCAGCTTCTTCCCTCTACTGAGGTTAAGTGCTGTACATGGATTTTTGGCTTTtctgctttgtttgcaaacacattaGTTTTAATTTGGGGTTGTCAAAAGATAATAAAGTCTAAATCAGCAGATGAAAAAGAAGTGAAGCAAATTGTTTTTATCACAAATTTGGCTCTAGCAGACTTGCTTATGGGTATTTATTTGTTAGTAATTGCATCGGTTGATCAATACTATAATGAGTACTTTCCTCTGCATGCTAAACTGTGGAGAAAGAGTGTGCTTTGCAAAGTAGCTGGATTTCTATCAGTCTTATCAAGTGAAGCATCCCTTCTTTTTTTAACCATTATATCTGTTGATAGACTATGGGCATTTAGAAAAATTGTTATAACTCATAAGCTTTTCGGTAAAAGGACACAAGTATTGCTGGCAATATTTGCTTGGGTTATTGCTCTTGCATCAAGCATTGTGCCCGCTATCCTTAATGATGATAAATTATATCAATTTTCTGATGTATGCATTGGGTTACCATtagtaagaaataaaatatataaaggaGAAACTGAAAGCATTACGATATCTTACAACTTTGATAGACGAGACGATATTGTTCAGTTACAAACATTTACACAAATTGGCTCACGAAGAGGAAACTACTTCTCAATTGGTCTTTTTCTTGGGCTGAATTTTCTGTTATGTTTGATGATTGCAATATGTTACATACTTCTATTCATGAATATCTGGAAATCCGGCTTTGCACTGCTTAAaactgatttcaaaatggctaTAAAGATGGGTGCCCTAGCGTTGACCGACCTCATGTGCTGGTTTCCTATTATCATCTTGGGTATTCTAGCACAGACAGGAGTAAAGGAACTCCCCCCTGAATGGATCCCATGGATTACAGCATTTGCTTTGCCGATCAATTCTGTACTCAATCCATTTCTGTATGCAACTATAGATCGTGTATCAAAGCATTATGTAGAACCAACACACCCACATGGTTACATTGATATGGAGACTATGCTGTAG